The following proteins are encoded in a genomic region of Takifugu flavidus isolate HTHZ2018 unplaced genomic scaffold, ASM371156v2 ctg278, whole genome shotgun sequence:
- the LOC130520083 gene encoding butyrophilin-like protein 1 isoform X7, which yields MRELWVSCLLFCFAVTSAEPTRIRMVVKEDSEVVLNCSASGSVRDQVFDWKKDDDVGVFLYSRGSTYGSGLSGQSPQFAGRVAHFPEALDLGNASIRIKKAEVRDSGIYTCTVPRSSPVLRSEISLLVECILKVRPPGEGASPEPLIRIVDGGPDWELLQCEVKGAHPRPAVQWQDSSGRVLPALETKSEERDGRFYVTVRANVSSSGNYSCVVTQEEFCHQINSTTFVHIVKFHQTAQEAAAQQTGCDIIA from the exons ATGCGCGAGCTGTGGGTCTcgtgcctcctcttctgcttcgcTGTGACGTCGGCAG AGCCGACGCGCATCAGGATGGTGGTGAAGGAAGACAGCGAGGTCGTGTTAAACTGCTCCGCTTCCGGCAGCGTCAGGGACCAAGTGTTCGACTGGAAGAAAGACGACGATGTGGGCGTCTTCCTCTACAGCCGGGGCAGCACCTATGGGAGCGGCCTGAGCGGCCAGAGCCCCCAGTTCGCTGGACGAGTCGCTCATTTTCCAGAAGCTCTGGATTTGGGAAACGCGTCGATCAGGATCAAAAAGGCCGAAGTGCGCGACAGCGGGATTTACACCTGCACAGTTCCACGTTCTTCTCCAGTCCTACGATCTGAGATTTCCCTTCTGGTGG agTGCATCTTAAAAGTTCGACCACCGGGAGAAG gtgcctctccagaaccgctgatccggaTCGTTGATGGAGGACCAGactgggagctgctgcagtgtgaggttaaaggagctcatcccagacctgccgtccagtggcaggacagctctggacgtgtccttcctgctctggagacaaagtctgaagagagagacggacgcttctacgtcactgtcagagccaacgtgagcagcagcggcaactacagctgtgtggtcacacaggaggagtttTGTCACCAGATTAACTCAACTACCTTCGTTCACATTG taaaattccatcagactgcacaggaagctgcagcgcagcagacaggatgtgacatcatagcgtga